gAAACACAGACTTCAATTACATACAATACAGTATCTTTCCTTAATGTAGAATCATTTGGCTTAAACATCTAAGTAAACACAAATGGTAATTACAGATCATCCTGCTTTTCacagctttcctggaaatggggACAATCCCtcactttaaaaaggaattctCTTTGCTGCCACAGTCATATACTATTTTGATACcgaactgaagaaaaacactgtagATGAGAACAGACAAACATGATTTATACGCCATTAGTGTCAGAGCTGATACAGTATCTTTGTTTGATGTGTCTTCACcaaattacttctgaaaataacataaatCACTTTTCCCTGTTTGAGATGTTTTCTCGTGATGATTGGCAGTGTACTACTACATTTAGCTTAAGAATTTTAAGTGATGCACTGAattctgctggaaaagcaggaTGTTATACAAattgtaaaaagaataatatgaATTAGTTTCTGGTTACAGCAACCATTTGTTTTTGGAAAATCCCGTGAAATTAAAAAACTTAATCCCAAATGCTTGCTGAATCTAgctaaacattttcttcatataGGTTATTAAAGGCAACACTGTTACTACTAATTCACCTATAAAGATAACAATATTTGGGGATCCAGAGAGGAGCTTCTTTTTGATGACTGCCTGATAAGCATCTTAGTTCGGGATGTAACTATTAAAAAATGATAGGAAGACCTATTTACTAAAAATGTATTGAAGTAGCAGAGTGTAGGCATTTGATTGTTATAGATctactccttttttcttcaaaacccAACCGAAGTACCTGAATTGGACTGAAACTGGGAGTAGTTTTGATTCAGAAAATTTACCTTCATGATGAAGATctataaaacagttttaataagtagatttatattttaaaatgtccctaaagaagtcagtgaaaataaaaaaatacaaagtgtgTATTTACAACGTGAGTGAATAGCGTAACTGAACACTTACCCTAAAGCTTGGAAAGATGGAATGGAACGTGCCCAGTGCATGGACAAGAAAAGCAACCTGGAGGCAGACTCACAGATGTAGTGAACGTTAAGATATTCAGGCATAGGAGAAGGCATggtaagctgaaaaaaaaaaccaaaaaaaaaagtgcaagtcagttcttttactttcttcttaaacaaaacatgatAAGAAAAAATCAGTCCTagagtttcttttaagtgaaaaagtaaaattgttttttaaataaacgtGAGATAATCCTGAACTGGAAGAGTAAAGTGAGAAAACTGGTGGGTTGAGATAAGAGCAgtttaataactgaaatataataataatagtaatagtaataataataatttgcagagaaaaggaaaagaataaaaaataagaaaaaaataaaaataacaaagagagagaaacaaagcccaagaaagacaagtgatgcaaatgaaaacaattgctcacGACCAACCGACCGCCAGCCAATCCCTAAGCAGTGGCCCCCCTGCCAACCTCCCCTCTaggttattgctgagcatgatgtcatatggtgcAGAATATCCCTTCAGTCAGCTGGggccagctgtcccagctgtgtcccctcccaacttcttgtgcacccccagcctgcttgcTGGCTGTgtggggtgagaagcagaaaagaccttgacgctgtgcaagcactgctcagcagtaactaaaacatccctgcgTTATCAACATGAATTTCCAGTACGAATCCTAAACATAGCCCCTTAcaagctactgtgaagaaaattaactctatcccagccaaaatcaGCACAGAGAGGCAAAGTTTAATAAAATGCCTGGTACTGAAGAGGTTTTCAGATGAGCAAGCTTTTTGATTTGTCCATGAATaagatgatgatgaaaaaaatggatAGAACAATTTCTGCAGGCTcgtaaaatgagaaataaagccaGAAAATATATGGCTcactaaaaaagaaactgtattttcccTTAATGATTAAAGTCAATTAATACTATACTAAAATAGGGTATATACACAAAGGAGAAACTGACAAATACACTTAAGAGTCTCAAGGTCCACTTGCAGATTGCATCAGATCCACCTGTTAAGAAGTGAGAATATGGATGCTGACTCTTTGCTTTGTGCGACTCTTGGCTGTGTAAATCCTTTTGCGTGGATTACCTAGTATTTTTAAGGTAAGAAGCTATAAAATAAACAGTGCAGCTAAACCACTGATGAGAGTTGTACATTTTCCCAAATAGTTAACCCGTGAACAAAAGCGGTGCATTCGTCAGAAATGAATGCCAATACCTGAACGAACAGTTAAttcaaaaattcagaaattcaaaataagaTTTAGATCATTGTTTTATATTACTATGTTAAAATGGTTATAAACAGTCAACAGTAAAAATTATTAAGTACCCTGAATGCTACATGTGCATCACTGAGTAGTGGCCCCTCTATTTCAACAATATTCATGCTTGTTTCTCCACCCATCAGCTGTACCCCAGCTTCCATACTTTCAGAGTTCTGGCACGCTGCACTCTCTCCTGGATTTAATGCTTTTGCAAGAGTATCAAACGCCCTGTAAGAtcataacaaacaaacaaacaaaaataaaataaaattaaaatttagagACCGTTTCAATTTAGGAGGAACCTGCACACTTCCGAAACCTGTATTTAGATATCTGTTTCAAAGAACCAGCTTTGGAAAACCGAAGTCAGTAGCATGCTTTTCCTGCCACCccagcaaacaaaaaccctgaAAACTCCAGCTTCCAGCGgctctgaaacaaaaattagcAGCAGATTCTGTTCACACTAGTTGCCAACAAATTCACAGTTTTGACATATTGATTGTGCTGCTGAATCACAGTTTGCCTTTGAAGATCTCGTTAGTGATGTTTACTGAGAGTGCTGGCGTGAGTGTTTTGAGTACGTTTGTCAGACTGCTGTTAAAGCAACTTAATGCACGTGTAAATTTTACAGACTTTTGCTGCTATGAAGCACAAATGgaacaaggatttttttaagtaatgagTTCTGCTTAGGTTATTcaacttaatttaaaaaggcTGTTCCGAAATACGTAAGAAAAAGCACTCTCATGCTTTCAACACCATCCTTAGTATCTTTTGATGTGTGGCAGTAACTCCTGTGAAGACCAAGTCACATGCACAAACATTACAGGGGAGATACCAGGAAGAGCACAGATATATTATTCATTGCTTTGCTGCCTGATAACAGATCcattgtttttctctgcatgaGTACACCTGAGAACCAAAACCGATATATATTCAATCAAAAATATACAGATTTGATCACTGCCTACAGACAGATGACATATCCTGAGCAGTATCATTTGTGTACAGCGTTGCGCGAAAAACTTAGGCACAGAGGTCTGAAAACTTTACAAAAGCTGATTAACAGGTTGTATTTAGAACTGATCCTCAATTTATAGAGACATGTTTATTACCACAGAATCTAAAATCACTGATTTAATGCCAAAGTCTGGATTAGAATTTTGCcaccttctcttcctccacGCTCCCTAGCAGCAGAATGCTAGCAGCAAAATTGTACACTAAATTTGTGTCAGCAAAAGTGGAAGTTTAATTACTAGCTGCAAGCAATGgaatataataaaatacatgaaaaaaaaaaggatggataAAACTTGCTTCCTGAAATCCCTTaaactccttttcttcagtaaaCATGTGTCTGTTAGATGAAGCTGGCATAGGGcctgggaaggaaataaaagatttatataaaaattttgATTTGTGCTTGGGTTACGACTTCccttttacagaaatatttaacttgAACCTCCCCACTGGAAATCTATTAGGTAAGTAATCCACTGGACAGGAGTACGCATTAAGCTGAGTCAGAGCTCCTTCAAGCTCTATGGCTGAGATAACTTGGTGCCTTGGCAcagtcagatttttaaaacGGAACAGAAACACTGAAGTTGGCAAAAGCAAGCACCTGAAAGTGccaggaaataaagaaattaaagattaTCGTGCAACCTTATTACTACATCTTTTTGAACAGCTGTAGTATTGAATGAAGTTTATCAGCATGTACAACAATACCATTTACACAGTATATTCTTATATTCTTTACCTAGGAGGACACAGCAAAGGCCCAGATCAGCACCTGTATAAAGTCACATTGACTTTCTAAGCAGCATATAAAGAAAGGAGCAGAACAAATGCATTCTGCATCTTCTACATGAGCTCaggctgttatttttaatgcagttaaATTACCTATATTTTCAAGTGTAACATGTCTTACCTTGTAACATCACTACTAGCTTGTTCTTCCTGCTGGAGTTCAGATAATGATGCATCTCCATTACTTAAACTCTCAATCATAGATAGCTCTGTACTGCTTTGTGACATGTCTTTGCATTTACTGAGATTTGCTAATGAAGTCACCACGTTTGCCAGTGTACTTAGATCTCCCTGACATGCTTCAACCTAAGGGAAAAGTAGAGTTTTTAATTCTCTCATACTGGCAGCAGTTAACTTGTAGTAGAAGAATGTAACTTTTACATAAATGAGGAATCGAGCATGTGAATAGACCTGtaagaaaattattgttttcagtAAATGGGTAGTCATAACGCAGCAATTAGACACTGCACTGCTTGTAAAATATGAACTATTTAGacatttactttttcaaataataGCTATCTATTTCTTTCGGAAAGAATGCTACAGATTGTAAGCAAGTGCAGAAAGAGAATTTATCATCTCCACTCACTAGTCAGTCACCAGGACTCTAAGACTGcactagattttatttttagcatcttccttccttcctcgtGTGAGTGAGTCAGTAGTAATAGGGTAGCAGAATGTTCGGAAAGAAGGAATGGATAAAAAGTCACctttaaaagcaagcagaaaaagaattctGCTGCCGCCTTTTTGGGTTTTATATCTTTATTTAACTGCAAGAGAATAAGGTGATCCAGTAGTGACTAGCAACTCAGAGAGGCAGTAAGACATGTTTCCCACGCTGCCCCACCAAAAAATTAATAAGTGCATGATTACAGACAAGTATGCTGCCACTAATAGCAGCAAGCTACATGTAATTTAGCTTGCATTGTCATAATCTACAGATAGAGCCAGAAAAgtgaaatggaataaaaaacTTTTGATGAGGCCCTTTGCAGACAGAGCAAGCAAGGCACAATGCATGAAAACAGTATGAGGTAATTTAATATCAgctagaaaaatacaaaagcttCCTACTGTGCATGTGTAGGGAAGTTATCGCATGGCTTTAGTGGATCACTAAGTGtaacaaaatggaaacaaaggaaaaacagctcAGAAATAAGACTGTTGCTGAGATAGCTCTTAttagctttgcaaaaaaaatagtgattcagtggaaaaaaacctaacagCATTTATGAGATGCACTGTGATAACACCATGTGAAGTTTTGCAAACACCTCACTCTATTGGTACAAAAGAAATATCCAAGTGTCATGATTGCccaatacaaagaaaaatatcgCAGCCCTTAAAGCTCTATAAAAACGTGGATGAAGGCACTCTGTAGATATTTACTATGGAAGGCTAAAAGCATTCTTGTGAAGAGAAGGCATCTGCAACACTGGCTAATGTTGTAAAggagtgttttaaaaatgaatttaacaaAACATAAGTACAACAAAACGGAACACCCTTCCCTCCTATATACAAAATTTAATACATCAGTCATATCATCATATACCTTATCTGGAGTCATCAGCACAGTAGGCTCACTTTTTATTGCGGACTGATGAATGTTAACAAACATTCCCGATTCCAGCAGACCTGTTGATCTGACACAAAACAGCACACATATTAGTTTcgattaattttaaaattaatttttcctgtttcacaaAACAGAGCTGCTTCGAGTAGAATTTGCATACCTTGCTGTTTCATTGTCTGTTACAAAAGTTGGAGTTGCAGCTAATGGACTACGAAGATCTTTCCGAATGTAGATCTTTTCTGTAGAAGCTGCACAGtttgaagatttttctcttgacACTTCAATAGGTTTCCTCTCACACTGCACAGCTAACAAAACAATATGCAACTATTAAGTCACATCCCAAATTACAGACTCagaaataatcctttttttctctctttatttaaTCTGCAATTTTAATAATGATTCTGAAAATAacgaaaaaaaaatcccataacCAATAAGCTAACAACATGGGTAAAAAGCAACACACTGATTTGATTTGTTCTTAATGAAATGATGTAGTAGTCAAAGTCTGCGACCAAACATATAGACACTTAATTTTTCAAGTTTCAATTAAGGAAGAAATCCCCTTAtaccttatttttaatttggatcTTTAAGTGGAGGCTTATAGCTTCTCCTTCTCTCAATTTCACTGTCCCACACTCTCAGTTCATTCGTAAAGGACTCATGGTACCCTCTTCCATGGACTGGGAGCCTGGGTTGAACCGAGGTAACTTTATGCACTTAAAGATGTTTCCCAAGTTAGGAGCTTACACAATACAGAGAGAAAGGCACGTTCACAAAGCTCAGTTCAGACCATTTAAGATCTGGGCGACATCCTGACCCACAATCACTGACTTCAGAGAAGaagcagatttttaatttgaatagTTCAGTGAAACTAGGTGGAATGAATTTGGGCTTTAGTTTACAGATACATCATCTTGCTTTGGATGGATGAGAGAACATTAAAGTGAAACTTAACAGTATTATACCCTATGGGGAACTCTCTAGCTCTGTGGAATAAAGCCAAAAGAAACCAGTTTacagtttgattttaaaagtttgaaaggaaaatttaatttctggaaaaataatataataatttctggaaaaataatataatagtAACATAACACTGTTACTGTAAAACTTAATTAATAAAAGGTATTTATaaagtacaaatattttaagaatatgCAGTAAGTTGTTCTTCCACAATTTTAAAGTGGTGCAAGTCATTTTATAGATTGGAATAAGATCCTGAAAGAGAGTCACAAACCAGGTCTATATgtcatttaaaatatgcatcAGTTCACCAGCCTGATAAGCACTGGCTACTGGCTAGCAGAGCCTCTTTAATATTGTATTGCACATAGAAACTATTTAAGCCTATAAAGAGGATCCTGaatgttcattattttaaaacacaaaggcacacaggaaaaaactactattttcttcagttatgcagttttggaaaatgtgtaactaaacaaaaaaattaaaaagctttcaagTTAGTGGTAGACGGTGATGCTATTCGAATTGTTACATTGATAAGTATCATAAAAGCAAATGTCATAATATCAAGTATTGACAATGCTGTCAAAGCCAGCCCGTAACCCATGAATGGTGCTTTGAAAGGGTGGGAGTTGGAGGCAAAAGTCCTTTATCTTCCTTTGCTAACCCTATGCTCACTAGCTGGATCTGAGTTTGCTGAGAACAGGCCAAGACTTCTTCAAGGAACAAATAATCCTACCGAGGGAGCTACAATACAAGACAGTGCTgacttctttcctctccccactCCACTGAGGAACAAGACTTCTTATCCCAAAACAAGCCTCTCCTCCGCTCAGTATTCCCCCGTGACCCAGAGATCGTTTTCCTGCCTTCTGACCCCCAACCCCAGCGATTTTGTTCTGCTTGGAAAGTCTTCTGTAGAGAGGCAAAGCACTGCCAGCAGAACTAGAGGGTAAAGGGGTGAAGACCCACTTTCACTCCCcagctttttctccctttctgaaTTCATTTCCTCTGCGCTGGGAAAGTGTTACTGGCTTCTGCTGACAGAAGCAGGGTTGTAAGGACGGGAATGTCCACAGAGGTTCAAGAGGGTCAGCAAAATAGAGCTGGATGGCAGGGAGCAAAGCACAAGACTAATACTGTGAGTATAACAGCAGTGTGGGAGTATCAGGGCTGAAGAATTCATCTATTGCttgattttctgtgtatttagtATTCTGATACTGCTGTGGTATTGCAATATGACTACATCCAATGTATAGAAATCTAAAAAGGAAGATGGAATCTGCAGGAATCTGTAAGACCTGAACTCGAGATCACGATGGATCTCTGCCTCGTGAACAActgtctctgcagagctttgcCAAGAGCGAACAGCAATTGCCAGCAGCCTCAGTTGTGGAAGAAGTGACGAGAAGGCACAAAGATTTGAAACATTCAGTAGCTTAATTTACACATAGAAAAACTGAACAATTTGTATTAATACAAAGCATATCTTTTGTGGCACAAACTTTAACACAGCTGCCAGCTAAGATAATTTACTCAGATTGAGACTTACAATCTTGTTTCATCCCAAATGCGATGCATCTCTGCAGCCTACAGTACTGACATCGATTCCGGTGGTGTTTGTTAATGACACAGTCTTTTGTTCCTCTGCACGAATAAACTAAATTCTTCCGTATACTCCTTTTAAAGAATCCTTTGCATCCCTCACAAGTTACTGCTCCATAGTGACGCCCTAGTTACAGAACAACATAAATCACATTAATTTTACACTGTAATATTATCTTTTAgtgtttatatttattaaaaacaaaatatttgttattttacctgttttttttacagatcTTAAAATATATCATCTCtataaaacaacataaaaaagcAAGTGAACCATTTTTCTAGTTCAAAGCACTTAAACAGGCCAAATTTTACAAATAGGCAAGATACTTATGAAATTCTTGCTGAATCTGTTGACAGCAGTGTTtaaaaaagctaagaaaacagGTTAGGAAGAACATAGAAGAAActcttttaatttataaattctttagcaattttttttaaaatgtccctACAGTCAAGCCCTGTTATTGCTCATTACAAATTCAGCTGTCAAAATTGTATGCATTAAATCTAATGGAACCATGGAAAGCACAAACATGGCATTTGACAGCAGTAGGCAGTCACTCCAGAGCTTTACTTTCACCTGTCATTTTCCTAACAGGGTAACAGTACCATCCTTAAGTTCTTTCAATAAAATGTCAATGAGAGAATAATCTAAAAGaggtaaataattttaaaaaaaaatcagttcttctgtgaattttctAATATATAATACTAACATATAAAAATTTCTAGGAtatactacagaaaaaaagtaaagtttaaaaaatatttttcagaagtaaattGTTTTGATTCTGCTATAGCACAAAATACAAGTATTACTAAAAAGTACTGGTTTTGATTAAGGCATGCCTGGCATTTCCAACAATTTTAATTCTATgatcctgaagaaaaaaaaaaaatctaaaaccaaAGATCACTGACAAACACTCAAAATACATACTGTGGAGGCACCAAGGCTGCTCTCTGAACTAAGCAGGGcacattacagaaataaatatcaaataCGAACCAACGTAAGGgaacatatatttttagattCTTTCCTTACTCCTCACAAACTTTTTTTAGATACATCAATCTTGCTGCCTGAAGTTCTGAAGCTTCTAGAAATTCTGATAGGTTTACTAGATTCCTTTATAACAATCATATTACCACACTACCAAAATGTTAAGtttaagaaaatttattttatattaaaagaataTCACTAAGAGTAACATTTTAACAGCAGCTGGATTGTGAATACTTAATTTCCATCCTGCAAagtgcttgggctgcttcttcACCCGCTCTTTGATGTAGCTTCTTGGACTTCAGCTTGGAGGTGACTACAAAGCAGTCTGGATGACACTGCTTGTCACACGGGAGGCTCCCCAGAACCTGTAGCTGCTCAGGGCCACGTGGCACTATCCCCAAATTCACTACCCTGAAATCTCAATGACCCTGGAACCAGGACAGGAGGAATAGCTCCTGGGATCTCCGGCCTCTCAAGGAATACTCCAGCCCTCCACAGTGGAGCCAGAGGGGTCTTGCCAACTGGAACAGACTAACCAGATCTTTGCCTTATGTTTGGCAGAAATCTCCTTTGAGATGGGTGAAATCCGACATTTAGAGCTCTAGGAACTGGAATTTTTATGCTAAACTTTGCTGCAGTAGAAAATTTTTTATTGGCTGTATTTTCTAGGAAGTTTGCTCTACATCCTACTACTTCTCATGATGATATTCTAACATTAACTACTTCTTCCCCCGGCCTCCCATTTTTGTACACTTTATTTCTATTGCTTCCCAAAAGGAGCATTTAACTGCAGCTGTCACATTTTGATATTACTGGAGGTCCATCACACAGACTTCACTGACAAACCATAAGAATTTTCTGATGGAGCAAACATTTCCCTAAGTAGTCTAATTTTAGCTAGCTAAGAGCAAAGTTAAATGTCTCATCTCCCTTACACCCCGTTATCTTTGCTAACAAAGtgcaaagaaaaaggagctTTCAGCTAAACCATATTGAGGAACAGTCCTTGtgattctctctttctctctctctctaaaattaaaacacaagaCACTCTCAGTAATTCCACCTCCGACAGATCTGGAACACCTGATGGCAGGTGCACATGCAAAGGGAATGTGGGAGACACGAGTTCTCCAGCACACTGCTCCCACTATAATTCTTTCCACTATAATTCTTTTCTTAATATCATTACACAAAACGTAGtgcatgaaacatttttcttttcttaccttAGCACTCTGCTTCGGTGGTAATATATGAATATACCATTCTTAAGCTTATTCTTTACTGGAATTATAATGCATTTTTACGATTTTAATAATGGTTCTTCAAATAACTAACTGTCCCGCATAAATCTCACGTTAGCACTATTTTTGTATACTTGTAAGTCTTCCTTACCTactgttttcatatttaaaataatgagcaGGTTTCTCATATATTTTAAGAGAACCTGTCAATAACAAAGTTCACTGCATGACattattttaaggaagaaaaaactctCAACATTGTCACTTAAGTAATTTTATCAGTCAAATTtttgtaatagaaaataaaatgtatcagCCTAagagaaaatggcaaaaattaTCTGGTAGAAAACACTgatctattctattctattctattctattctattctattctgttctgttctgttccgTTCCATTCCATTCCTGATGTAAATCAACAATAAATCAGTCCCACCCATAGATACAAGAGTAACATATCGTGTAATTCTCCACTGAAAGAGTAGTTTCTgtttgtgcatatatatatatagatgcATATGCATGCAAACTGTTATATAGcttcagaagaattttaaactgcttttataaaattgcactaccttaaaaaaaaaagaagaaaaaagtaaataccTGATGCCTTGTCTCCGCACACAACACACAGATCAAACACTTTATTTAGGCTCTGTTCATTGGGAGAGTTGTCTgttaaaatctggaaaaaagtgtgaaaaaatttcattcttctttttcttaccatcaagaaagattaaaataaatctcaTGCTTGTGGTTCTTCTCTAAGATAGCGGACCAAATCTACAAAGTATGAGGTTTTCTTGACTACATTTTACAGTCTTCACAGACACAAAGGAGCTACCTGCCATGCCATTGTGCTCCTTTTCAGGATGGAACAAAAGTTCTACTTTTAATACTTCTGAAAAGATTTCAAGATTTCGTTTATTTAAATACTACCTCTGCAGAATGTACTGACATGCTGAAAAACATCTAGCATCTGCATACTCTTATATTACCTTTTGTTcaattttgtatttgtattctAATTATTTGTTCATAGTacaaaagaaactgaagcatTAAACagatggaacaaaaaaaaatcccttctaaAGGCTACTATAGCTACAGTCAGATTCACTAACTCCTGTATTTATAATACACAGAAATGGTGGGCCAATAGAAAATGTACTCTGGACACTGCCATTAAGTATCAAGTGGTATATAGTTTGGCTTTCAATAACAGTTTGATGTCATTACATTATTCTTGTCTCATTCATTTATATCTCTGGTACCTGTGAAGATACATTAAGCACATAATATTAGAGCCCCAGCACTATAAAGTAGGCACTATAGCCTTTCATTTGATCTTTAAAAACTCCATCCCACTGCGACATAAACAAAGCCCAGCAAAAATTCAACTTAAAAAAGGAACACACATATCACGTGTTAACAACCAAACACCATCCTGACAATTatgtaaagcagaaaacaacagaTTATTCTTCCCATTAAAAACAGATTATAGTTTAGAAGTTTTAAGAGTTTCTAACTTCTACTGTGTCTTAATGGCAAGACTCTCTCATTCTTGCTTTGCATATTCAAAACAGGACCTCtaataaaagaaagataacTTACCAAAAGAGAAAGTAACCTATCttctacagagaaaattaagaaatcattttttttgaaagtatgGAAGATAGTATAGACGATACATATGGAAATGTTTAACAAGCATACTTCTTTCTAG
Above is a genomic segment from Nyctibius grandis isolate bNycGra1 chromosome 5, bNycGra1.pri, whole genome shotgun sequence containing:
- the NR2C1 gene encoding nuclear receptor subfamily 2 group C member 1 isoform X4; protein product: MLLSLSCQSLPHGNEAKENLAEFPITRSQGAVSQTLMDGTAQRIQIVPADSGLSLPQRIQILTDNSPNEQSLNKVFDLCVVCGDKASGRHYGAVTCEGCKGFFKRSIRKNLVYSCRGTKDCVINKHHRNRCQYCRLQRCIAFGMKQDSVQCERKPIEVSREKSSNCAASTEKIYIRKDLRSPLAATPTFVTDNETARSTGLLESGMFVNIHQSAIKSEPTVLMTPDKVEACQGDLSTLANVVTSLANLSKCKDMSQSSTELSMIESLSNGDASLSELQQEEQASSDVTRAFDTLAKALNPGESAACQNSESMEAGVQLMGGETSMNIVEIEGPLLSDAHVAFRLTMPSPMPEYLNVHYICESASRLLFLSMHWARSIPSFQALGQDNSISLVKACWNELFTLGLAQCSQVMNVATILTAFVNHLHGSLQQDKLPTDRGKLVMEHIFKLQEFCNSMVKLCLDGYEYAYLKAIVLFSPDHPGLENVVQIEKFQEKAYMEFQDYVTKAYPDDTYRLSRLLLRLPALRLMSAAITEELFFAGLIGNVQIDSIIPYILRMETADYNSQIIGHAV
- the NR2C1 gene encoding nuclear receptor subfamily 2 group C member 1 isoform X3, giving the protein MDGTAQRIQIVPADSGLSLPQRIQIVTDQQTGQKIQIVTALDQSSAGKQFILTNHDGSTPSKVILARQDSTPGKVILATPDAAGVNQLFFASPDISAQHIQILTDNSPNEQSLNKVFDLCVVCGDKASGRHYGAVTCEGCKGFFKRSIRKNLVYSCRGTKDCVINKHHRNRCQYCRLQRCIAFGMKQDSVQCERKPIEVSREKSSNCAASTEKIYIRKDLRSPLAATPTFVTDNETARSTGLLESGMFVNIHQSAIKSEPTVLMTPDKVEACQGDLSTLANVVTSLANLSKCKDMSQSSTELSMIESLSNGDASLSELQQEEQASSDVTRAFDTLAKALNPGESAACQNSESMEAGVQLMGGETSMNIVEIEGPLLSDAHVAFRLTMPSPMPEYLNVHYICESASRLLFLSMHWARSIPSFQALGQDNSISLVKACWNELFTLGLAQCSQVMNVATILTAFVNHLHGSLQQDKLPTDRGKLVMEHIFKLQEFCNSMVKLCLDGYEYAYLKAIVLFSPDHPGLENVVQIEKFQEKAYMEFQDYVTKAYPDDTYRLSRLLLRLPALRLMSAAITEELFFAGLIGNVQIDSIIPYILRMETADYNSQIIGHAV
- the NR2C1 gene encoding nuclear receptor subfamily 2 group C member 1 isoform X5, encoding MATIEELAHQIIEQQMGEITRSQGAVSQTLMDGTAQRIQIVPADSGLSLPQRIQILTDNSPNEQSLNKVFDLCVVCGDKASGRHYGAVTCEGCKGFFKRSIRKNLVYSCRGTKDCVINKHHRNRCQYCRLQRCIAFGMKQDSVQCERKPIEVSREKSSNCAASTEKIYIRKDLRSPLAATPTFVTDNETARSTGLLESGMFVNIHQSAIKSEPTVLMTPDKVEACQGDLSTLANVVTSLANLSKCKDMSQSSTELSMIESLSNGDASLSELQQEEQASSDVTRAFDTLAKALNPGESAACQNSESMEAGVQLMGGETSMNIVEIEGPLLSDAHVAFRLTMPSPMPEYLNVHYICESASRLLFLSMHWARSIPSFQALGQDNSISLVKACWNELFTLGLAQCSQVMNVATILTAFVNHLHGSLQQDKLPTDRGKLVMEHIFKLQEFCNSMVKLCLDGYEYAYLKAIVLFSPDHPGLENVVQIEKFQEKAYMEFQDYVTKAYPDDTYRLSRLLLRLPALRLMSAAITEELFFAGLIGNVQIDSIIPYILRMETADYNSQIIGHAV
- the NR2C1 gene encoding nuclear receptor subfamily 2 group C member 1 isoform X2 encodes the protein MATIEELAHQIIEQQMGEITRSQGAVSQTLMDGTAQRIQIVPADSGLSLPQRIQIVTDQQTGQKIQIVTALDQSSAGKQFILTNHDGSTPSKVILARQDSTPGKVILATPDAAGVNQLFFASPDISAQHIQILTDNSPNEQSLNKVFDLCVVCGDKASGRHYGAVTCEGCKGFFKRSIRKNLVYSCRGTKDCVINKHHRNRCQYCRLQRCIAFGMKQDSVQCERKPIEVSREKSSNCAASTEKIYIRKDLRSPLAATPTFVTDNETARSTGLLESGMFVNIHQSAIKSEPTVLMTPDKVEACQGDLSTLANVVTSLANLSKCKDMSQSSTELSMIESLSNGDASLSELQQEEQASSDVTRAFDTLAKALNPGESAACQNSESMEAGVQLMGGETSMNIVEIEGPLLSDAHVAFRLTMPSPMPEYLNVHYICESASRLLFLSMHWARSIPSFQALGQDNSISLVKACWNELFTLGLAQCSQVMNVATILTAFVNHLHGSLQQDKLPTDRGKLVMEHIFKLQEFCNSMVKLCLDGYEYAYLKAIVLFSPDHPGLENVVQIEKFQEKAYMEFQDYVTKAYPDDTYRLSRLLLRLPALRLMSAAITEELFFAGLIGNVQIDSIIPYILRMETADYNSQIIGHAV
- the NR2C1 gene encoding nuclear receptor subfamily 2 group C member 1 isoform X1 produces the protein MLLSLSCQSLPHGNEAKENLAEFPITRSQGAVSQTLMDGTAQRIQIVPADSGLSLPQRIQIVTDQQTGQKIQIVTALDQSSAGKQFILTNHDGSTPSKVILARQDSTPGKVILATPDAAGVNQLFFASPDISAQHIQILTDNSPNEQSLNKVFDLCVVCGDKASGRHYGAVTCEGCKGFFKRSIRKNLVYSCRGTKDCVINKHHRNRCQYCRLQRCIAFGMKQDSVQCERKPIEVSREKSSNCAASTEKIYIRKDLRSPLAATPTFVTDNETARSTGLLESGMFVNIHQSAIKSEPTVLMTPDKVEACQGDLSTLANVVTSLANLSKCKDMSQSSTELSMIESLSNGDASLSELQQEEQASSDVTRAFDTLAKALNPGESAACQNSESMEAGVQLMGGETSMNIVEIEGPLLSDAHVAFRLTMPSPMPEYLNVHYICESASRLLFLSMHWARSIPSFQALGQDNSISLVKACWNELFTLGLAQCSQVMNVATILTAFVNHLHGSLQQDKLPTDRGKLVMEHIFKLQEFCNSMVKLCLDGYEYAYLKAIVLFSPDHPGLENVVQIEKFQEKAYMEFQDYVTKAYPDDTYRLSRLLLRLPALRLMSAAITEELFFAGLIGNVQIDSIIPYILRMETADYNSQIIGHAV